The genomic interval ACTCAGAGTTGGTGGATTTCAAATCATCTGTGCTATCACTACTACACACTGATGCACTGGAAGAGTCAGATTTCTTTTGATTAAGGGTCATGTAAACTGTTATATTGCTTTTGCTGCCTCTCTTGCCCAATGTCTGGTGTTCATCCTGATCAACAGTTACATGCACTTCACTTGTGTCCTGAACCTCACTGCTGGCCTCTTCAGGGCCTTCTGAGGGGCTCTGATTTTCTGAAGGGGCCTCACCTGCTGAGCGGGTGGAGGAGCAGCGAGACTGGGGCTTAGTTGCCATCTTGCCACTCCGTATTTTCTCAAGTCCTGTCTTGAGAGATGAGTCATTTTCTTCATTCCGGTACCTTTGTGGTTTTAAACGCAATCGGGGTGGGAGGGAACCTGAGCTGGTGTTCTGAAGACGTCGTGTAAAATGGACCTTTGAATGTGCATTTTTGGAAGTGGAAGTTGCACTCTGTTTCTTTTGTGCCTTCTCTTTGGCCATTTTCAAAACTTCCCGAGCTTTTGCATGATCCATGTTTTTGCTCTGGAGAACTTTTTTAGTATTTAACTGAGCTTTCGAAGTGTTTGCTTGAGCAGAAACTTTAACTACTTTGCTTCTGCTGTGGGCAATATTTGAAACTTTGACCACAGCATTTCTTTTCTGGCTTTCATTTTGGCTTTTTCCATCTATTTTATggtcagttttaatttttttattcacaGTAGTTACACTCTCATTTCTTCGCTTTTTATGATCCTCATATTTTAAGCAGTCACTTGCATTGCcactttttttaatttcttttttttccgCAACAACACTGTTTTTACATTTGTCACATAAGACCTGCCTAGGTCGTAATTTGATAGCATTCATAATAGAAGTGGGTTCCTCCCTGTACATTTTCCGCTTGGGCCGCTTAATTTTTCGGGGCGGAGGCTGAGGTATTGATTGGTTATACGTGTCCCTGATAAACAAAGGAGGAGGATATGGCGCTCCCTCATGGAAGAGGGGAGGTGGTTTAGAAGTCCATAGGCTTTTAGTGAGGCTAGGTTCTGATGGCTGAATGGGAGAAGAGTCATCAGGGACTGCACCACTGGCTTCACACTTCACCTGTGTCTCATCTTGGAATGGTTTACTTTGGAGCTGCATGGCTTCAGGTTTATCCTTGTATTCCCTTTTAGGAAATATGGTCACAGGGATTCCATGGGGTCCAAaccttaaaggggaaaaaaaaaaaaaaaaagataattttaaGTGTCCTCATTTTTTACTACACTGAAACAGATATTTTTAAGAGGTCCCTGCTAAggaattgctatttttaaaagacattttagcTATTTATCCAGAGTCTAAGAATGTAGTTTTATTTTTCCTCAAAACAAGACACTGGACCTGTACGTTTAACAATATATAGTTAGTATAAGTCACTGAACACAGGCTCCAGACTCATGAACAAGTCTTAAACAGTAGTACCAGTTTGTGCAGTAGCTACAGTTTAAGTGGTTGCTACAAGTGGCCCTAAACACACATTACTGTAGTCTAGTCTCAAGATCTCACTAATGGAAACTGGATCTACTttgtagttctgcagaaaatgaatgCTGAGAGAACTAATTCCAAAGGAGAGTGGATTTATTACCTCCCAAGAAAGTCAGCACAAATTAAATTGCATGCTAATCCAATCGAGGCACAGAATTCCTAGAAGTCTTTTGagcaatacaaaaatatttagaacATTTTTTGAGAGTTATCAAAGCAGATTCAGTATGTTTTAAAAGTATTCAATATATACATGCTAGTACCTGTTATAAtggataaaataaaatgtaagtgaTAGCAAACTTCGTTCTTCATACACAAGAAGTTTTCCTTAAGAACAGTACTTGATCATTTGATGCATTACATACAGTCTGAGACAGAATGCCAAGTGACTTTGGGTCTATTCTGGCAAAGATATCCTTGTTACTTCAATACACTTGGTACAAATAtgctctcccttctcttcccctacCTCACAGCATGTCTTATGCCATTCTATTTCTCCCAGCTAGCCCTAGCCAAGTTTTAAGATTTATACTGCAGCTACAACTGTTTTCGTGGAGTATGTGCAGCAGACTCAAATATTTAATTCTAATCCAATGGAAAAGAAATCCCTGAAAGAGTTGTAGGCATTGGCTCAATTTTGACTGGGCACCTGTCTTCACTGCCTTATTAGCTTAAAGTATAATTCGAGTTTTGCCCCTAACTTGATTCCGATTCACACACAAGATCTCTAGCTCAAGTTAAGTGGTATTTTAAACTCAAGgtagctagaccaggggtctcaaattcAGATGACcgtgagggccacatgaggactagtacattggcccgagggccgcattactgacacctccccccgctgccctcagccccgcccccacttcaccccttccatgaggccccacccctaccccgcttcttcccacccGTTCcatgcccccattccaaccccttccccgaaatccccaccccaactctgccccctccctgcccccagggggtgcaggaggggagtggggtatggcgggggctcagggcagggaattggggtgtggggtgcaagagggatgcggggtgcagcagggggctcagggcagggggtcggggtgcaaggtgcagcaggaggctcagggtgcggggtatggcagggggctcagggcagggggtcggggtgcaggaggggtgtggtgggggtgcaggatacggcagggggtcggggtgcaggaggggtgtggcgggggctcagggcagggggtcggggtgcaggaggagttcggggggcaggctctggcctgGCGTGCACCAAGGGCAGGGcagcctccctgcctgcctgccctgcccctgcgctgCTCTGGGAAGCGGTtggaacctgggggaggaggagaacaggggtctgtgtgttgctgttacTTCAGacactgcccccagcagctcccattggccgggaatggggaacctcggccaatgggagctgctgggggcgctgcctgaagcaagagcaacacagaCCCCTGAGCTAAACCATTAGGGATATGGTTTGAAGCTTAAGTGCTATTGAGGTTCACATGAGCTAATAATGCAGTGGGGAATCAACAGATAGTTATAACTCACTAGTTGCTAACCAACCACTCTGAGTACATTAACTTGAGCTAACCACTGCTGTTCAGACAAGCCCATAGATAAGAGGCTGTCATGCAGCATGCATTAGTGTTGGCTGTACCATTCTCTCTTTTCAACATGAACTGAGTGCATAATTGCAGTAAATGAAGTTAGGTACTTAGAGACTAGTGTCACTTACCAATACAGCTTAACTAAATGCAAGTATGCTGCTCTATTATGAAACAGGGCATTGTATGTGCTAGAAGATTCTTTACATTGTCAACAAGTCTTTACTGATTTACTTTAATGCATACTGATTAAATGTGGTAAAAAAAGTTAGAGGTTATAAACAAAGCAATCTTCAGACAAAGCTGAAATGAATATGCTGCATCCAAACTGACATGGGCCATTATTCCTCCCAGTTGTAGACCATATATAATTTTGCAGAGGAAGAGCAACCTCAGTGGAGTTTGGTTTCCACAAAAGTGCTGAAAGGAAACACCCGAAAACTTACAGAAAACTAACATATTGACAGAGTCATGACTGTTACCTACACACCAGCTACTGTTCTGTTCATCTGACCTTTGAGCTATAAGGGAAGAGAACAAGAATAGTATGTGTTAACAGTTTAAGCACTACAGTGCGCCTCTACACATGCTAGTGTGTATGgttcttcccttccccacaaaaTAAACTAATTTCCCTTTGAAATTCAGTTCAGGGGGTTCTACCTGCTTAATATCTAAAGTTTAGACACTCCTCCATTAATTCAGAAGAACACTGTTCATTTTAACTATTTCTCTGATGTATTATTGAAAGTTTCAGACATTGTATTATGTATACACTCAGAAATGAACAAATACCTCTACAGTTATTTGAAGGAAGTACACCTGGCATAAATCCACTGGGgactcatttttgaaaatctgagatTGTAACTGCCTTAAAGGTCCACCAAATGGACCATTATGTTTATCCAGTCAAAGAATACTTACATTACACAAGTAGCATTCTGGTCTTGTtgaggctcagaggtaatttatTCACAGGAAAATTAAATTTTAGGGAAGTATTTACAGTATCAGCTAACTATTAAATTCACAATACTTAAAATGCAATGTTTTTGACTGCATTACGTAGTCACTGCTATCAAGAAACTTTAATTTCTTCCatactggttaggaagatctgtatcCACTTTTTGATCAGTTAGATTAAGGTATCAGAACTTGGAAAATGCATACAATAGACATTATCCCAAGAAGTAAACCTACCAGACAAGATATGGCAGTACATTAGCTGCCATGCACTAAGGCCCTACAATTTAAAAGGACAAGAGAGCTGTACTCTTGATAATGGTAACTAAAAACCCTAGATAAgcttttcatttaattatttttcttaaagataatggattttttCCCTACATTTTCCAATGTTCTCTCTTTTTACACCTCTTTCCCTAACATTATTGTAAAGTGGGGCCTGTCTTATAGCCCTCTCTTCCGGCTGGACCCAGGTTTGCTCTGGCTGAGCCAGCACTCTCCCTGTGAACCTTCCCTGGACTCTGTGAGAAGGTCATTTCCAACAGGGTCAGTTCTtgcagttttttttatttcaagtttcctcaacaaaacaagatcaaaactTCTAAGTCTGTCCCCCAAGCCTGTAAGTTCCTGAGCCCAGAAGTTCCTGACTTTTACCTCAGAGCCTTTGTGATAACAGGATTTTCCAATCTCCCTCCTGTCCATTTTGTTTCTGGGCGCAGTTCCTCCCAACAGTCGCTCCAGCCTcttctggctccccccccccctttttttttttttttttttggaggaccAGCCCATTAAGTTTCAGGTCTTCTCCCAAGTGTGGCAGCTGGAGTTAATCAGTCAGCCAGCTACTGGCCTCTCACACCAGAGGAATACCATCCTTTTACTATAGTCACAATTATGCTCTTTACCACCTCTCCTATATTTTGTCTCTTCGGTTTCTtcctcaccaccaccccccacaaAAATGACCTGTATATTCTT from Malaclemys terrapin pileata isolate rMalTer1 chromosome 8, rMalTer1.hap1, whole genome shotgun sequence carries:
- the PWWP2A gene encoding PWWP domain-containing protein 2A isoform X2, with the protein product MSMMSAMGGLCLPGGRRRPRLSIRLLEGGGGEAAEKMAAMAAEAAATAAVPGDGGAGEAEPEMEPIPGSEAGADPLPAVSEAVESAVPDGDEADGGKPAPGEAEEPPPPVELVRSPARTQEPEPERTEPEEPELGLPQSEPREAPSPEPEDAPQPCPQPAGHPELPEEEPQPCPPAAGGPVEPEPGEEPCRPEEEEPDAADAAAVKPEPPAAGSPVAPAGGEAEAPLLPGSEVRVTLDHIIEDALVVSFRLGEKLFSGVLMDLSKRFGPHGIPVTIFPKREYKDKPEAMQLQSKPFQDETQVKCEASGAVPDDSSPIQPSEPSLTKSLWTSKPPPLFHEGAPYPPPLFIRDTYNQSIPQPPPRKIKRPKRKMYREEPTSIMNAIKLRPRQVLCDKCKNSVVAEKKEIKKSGNASDCLKYEDHKKRRNESVTTVNKKIKTDHKIDGKSQNESQKRNAVVKVSNIAHSRSKVVKVSAQANTSKAQLNTKKVLQSKNMDHAKAREVLKMAKEKAQKKQSATSTSKNAHSKVHFTRRLQNTSSGSLPPRLRLKPQRYRNEENDSSLKTGLEKIRSGKMATKPQSRCSSTRSAGLNKWQHITSDSDESCCSLTVSDRPLWIQIGGTEVNSELAAQRH
- the PWWP2A gene encoding PWWP domain-containing protein 2A isoform X3 produces the protein MSMMSAMGGLCLPGGRRRPRLSIRLLEGGGGEAAEKMAAMAAEAAATAAVPGDGGAGEAEPEMEPIPGSEAGADPLPAVSEAVESAVPDGDEADGGKPAPGEAEEPPPPVELVRSPARTQEPEPERTEPEEPELGLPQSEPREAPSPEPEDAPQPCPQPAGHPELPEEEPQPCPPAAGGPVEPEPGEEPCRPEEEEPDAADAAAVKPEPPAAGSPVAPAGGEAEAPLLPGSEVRVTLDHIIEDALVVSFRLGEKLFSGVLMDLSKRFGPHGIPVTIFPKREYKDKPEAMQLQSKPFQDETQVKCEASGAVPDDSSPIQPSEPSLTKSLWTSKPPPLFHEGAPYPPPLFIRDTYNQSIPQPPPRKIKRPKRKMYREEPTSIMNAIKLRPRQVLCDKCKNSVVAEKKEIKKSGNASDCLKYEDHKKRRNESVTTVNKKIKTDHKIDGKSQNESQKRNAVVKVSNIAHSRSKVVKVSAQANTSKAQLNTKKVLQSKNMDHAKAREVLKMAKEKAQKKQSATSTSKNAHSKVHFTRRLQNTSSGSLPPRLRLKPQRYRNEENDSSLKTGLEKIRSGKMATKPQSRCSSTRSAAQRH